Part of the Methanosphaera sp. WGK6 genome is shown below.
TATCTGCACCTAGTTCTGCACCTACACGTGCGGATAATTTAACTACTTCAGGGTCATGTTCATTTTCAATTTTTGGACCTCTTGGGTACATCATTGCAAGTAAAGGTATTCCCCATTCATCACATTCTTCTGCTATCATACCAGTTGTTTGTAACATTTCAGGTTCTTTTTCTGAACCTACATTTACATGTACGCTTACAGCATCTGCACCAAGTTGTAATGCTTTTTTAACACTTGTAACTTGTACTTTGTGGTATGGATCAATACCTACATCTGTACTTGCAGATAAGTGTACTATTAATCCGATATCGCTACCGTATCCTCTGTGCCCATTGGTTACCATACCTTTATGCATTAAAACTGCATTTGCTCCACCATTTGCTACTGCATCAATTGTTTTTGTCATGTTTATAAGTCCAGGAATAGGTCCTCCTGAGATTCCATGATCCATAGGTGCAATAATACATTTTCCTGTTTTACGGTTAATGATTCGTTCTAATCTAATTTTCTTTCCAATCATGTTATTCCTCTTTTTATTAATTTCATAGTCTTTGATGACAAGTTTTTATATTGAAAAATTTATTTTTTTTTATTTATGTTTTATTATTTGCATTTTGTTCTTTAAACACTTTGTTAATTTTATAATTGTTTCAATTCTATTTTTTCTAATGTTTATTAGTGTAACTTTTTAATTTACTTAGAACTTGACTTTTTGATAGTAGTTTTAAGTTCATTGGGTATTATTTCTTGTGATGATGAGGATAAATATCCTTTATTTGATGATATTTTTTCAGTTGAAATCGATGAATTAATAAAATCCATTAATCCTCTATTTCTAATTAGTGTAACTCTTGGTTTAAGAAGAGATGACCATAAAAAAAATACTTTAAAAACAGTATCTGGATGATATCCTCCGCCTAAATCAATACATAATACATCGATTTCATCACATTTTTTAGTAAAATCATATAATAAGTCTTTATCTCTAACATCAGCCATTAAAAATTCAATATTTCCATATTCAATTCCCAAGTTATTCATAGCACTAATGCTTTCCGGACTATTGTCAAAGGCATATACTGTACCATCTTGATTTAGTCTAGAAATTATTTTAGTGGATGTTCCAATATGACAACCTAATTCAACAACATTATCAAATAATTCTATGTTATCAATCATGTCTTTTTGATATTGTTTTCTATCATAGCTAATGTGTATCACTATTTAACCTCTTTTATTGTTGTAGCTGCAAGTACTCCTGTTGAGAATGCTTTTTGAAGGTTATACCCTCCACATATTCCACAGCCTTCTATAAGTTCTCCTACTATATATAGGTTAGAAACTATTTTAGATTCAAATGAGTTAGGATTTATTTCGTTTCGTTTAATACCACTATTTGTAACTCTACTTTCATTTTCAAGAACAGCTGTAACTGTTAATGTGATTCTTTTTAAGAAATCTCTAATTTTTACACGTTCTTTTTTTGTCACTTGGTTGAGAATAGTTTCTGGATTTATATTAATTTGTTCTAAAAATATTACAACCATATTTTTTGGTAGATATTTATGTAAATATCTTTTTAGTCCTTGATTTGCATGTTGTTTAAAGTCTTCTTGTAATATTTTATCAAGAGTTTCATAGTTATATTCAGGAACTAAATCTATGTTTACTTTAACATCCTGATTTTTTCTAAGATATTTTTCAAGAGTCATACTATTATTCATGATTACAAATCCACTAAGTCCCTTATGGGTAAATAGTATTGATCCTGAATCTTTAATAATTGACTTTTTATTAGCTTTAAATTCAAGAGAAACATCTAATGTTATACCTTGTAATTGTTTAATCCATTGTTCTTGTATTTTTATAGGAGAAAGACCACCCATATTTTTAGTTTTTGTATGTCCTAACGCTACTGCAAATTTCTTACCATCTCCTGTAGATCCTGTTTCTGGATAAGAATTGCCTCCAGTAGCTAAAATTACATTTTTAGC
Proteins encoded:
- a CDS encoding 2-amino-3,7-dideoxy-D-threo-hept-6-ulosonate synthase; its protein translation is MIGKKIRLERIINRKTGKCIIAPMDHGISGGPIPGLINMTKTIDAVANGGANAVLMHKGMVTNGHRGYGSDIGLIVHLSASTDVGIDPYHKVQVTSVKKALQLGADAVSVHVNVGSEKEPEMLQTTGMIAEECDEWGIPLLAMMYPRGPKIENEHDPEVVKLSARVGAELGADIVKTNYTGDPDTFKEVVDGCPVPVIIAGGPKIETERQLFEMVYDAISVGGAGVAFGRNVFQAKDPEKMTRALVEVIHNKASPDEALEILKQ
- a CDS encoding class I SAM-dependent methyltransferase, which gives rise to MIHISYDRKQYQKDMIDNIELFDNVVELGCHIGTSTKIISRLNQDGTVYAFDNSPESISAMNNLGIEYGNIEFLMADVRDKDLLYDFTKKCDEIDVLCIDLGGGYHPDTVFKVFFLWSSLLKPRVTLIRNRGLMDFINSSISTEKISSNKGYLSSSSQEIIPNELKTTIKKSSSK
- a CDS encoding NAD(P)/FAD-dependent oxidoreductase, which gives rise to MIKLKEYNTAIIGGGASGILAGIYLDDKKSTILEKNEKLGKKILITGGGRCNITNNSTLNEYTKNYYNSGNYYRSAFNLFFNKDIINLLEDNGCKTKIEEDNRVFPITDSSKTVLDTLIKILDNSKTQYKLNCNVTSITKEENFFIIQYNSKKIKAKNVILATGGNSYPETGSTGDGKKFAVALGHTKTKNMGGLSPIKIQEQWIKQLQGITLDVSLEFKANKKSIIKDSGSILFTHKGLSGFVIMNNSMTLEKYLRKNQDVKVNIDLVPEYNYETLDKILQEDFKQHANQGLKRYLHKYLPKNMVVIFLEQININPETILNQVTKKERVKIRDFLKRITLTVTAVLENESRVTNSGIKRNEINPNSFESKIVSNLYIVGELIEGCGICGGYNLQKAFSTGVLAATTIKEVK